In Gemmatimonadota bacterium, a single genomic region encodes these proteins:
- the secA gene encoding preprotein translocase subunit SecA: MFVNTLISKIFGTRHQRDAKKLTPLLADVHRHEARLAPLSDEDIRAQTARFRAQLAERTGGAKATLDDVRTKKHECADPVERERLEGEFHQLEQAYKQAVADVLDELLPEAFATVREACRRLLGSTVVVTGHDLPWDMVPYDVQLMGGIALHRGKIAEMSTGEGKTLVATLPLYLNALAGRGAHLVTVNNYLARRDSQWMGYLFTYLGLTVGCIDDTEPQTPARRAAYLCDITYGTNNEFGFDYLRDNMVFAIEHRVQRDHAYAIVDEVDSILIDEARTPLIISGPVGNDGDGKYSEYNGRVAELARRQTAVVNQLIAEAEPLLAGDKTKAEGAAKLYQAQLGMPKNKKLLKFFNETGVKQLVQQAELKHVADRKLPTKQQEMRGIDEVLYFVLDEKGHSVHLTDRGSAALSPDDPGLFLVPDISEAVHRIEKDPDLSVAEKRNERQRVEMEYAAKSEKLHIIHKLLQAHALYEKDIEYIVQDSQVLIVDEYTGRVLAGRRWSDGLHQAVEAKEGVQIKGETQTLATITIQNYFRMFDKLAGMTGTAETEESEFYSIYGLEVLVVPTNRPICRNDQTDRIYKTRREKYNAVLDEVDRLHQLGLPMLIGTTSVEVSETLSKMLKRRGLKHEVLNAKYHQREAEIVAGAGQPGSITIATNMAGRGTDIKLGKGLDLNTTEAGLQIIGTERHESRRIDRQLRGRAGRQGDPGASLFFLSLEDDLMRLFGSDRIARYMDRAGAEEGEVITGKLVTAAIESAQKRVELQNFQQRKRLLEYDDVMNQQREVIYSLRLFAIDKGEELKAEARRMIASAIGHLVGKFLEDAGDPSTWDRDGLVGALTMQFLVVPEAIADPKATPTIDSIRAAALAEGEAAFHRKVEYLREFGVAIGVPGVDQQVLAQVTLGVIDEKWKDHLYDLDQLRNAIQYRAYGQKDPLVEYKKEAFEMFVDLIRDLRATFADRYLKVQVSAEGPPRAPEPLPWLTPAIPTAASTDDLFVEPARNSPAPAPVVQSSVGRVGGPTGNVPVVGRNDPCPCGSGKKYKKCHGVNG; encoded by the coding sequence ATGTTTGTGAATACCCTGATCTCCAAGATCTTCGGAACCCGCCACCAACGGGACGCAAAGAAACTCACTCCGCTGCTGGCCGACGTGCACCGGCATGAAGCCCGGCTTGCCCCGCTCTCGGATGAAGACATCCGAGCCCAGACCGCCCGGTTCCGAGCCCAGCTGGCGGAGCGGACCGGCGGGGCCAAAGCCACGCTCGACGACGTTCGGACCAAGAAGCATGAGTGCGCCGATCCAGTCGAGCGCGAGCGGCTGGAGGGCGAGTTTCACCAGTTGGAGCAGGCCTACAAGCAGGCCGTTGCCGATGTGCTCGACGAGTTGCTCCCGGAGGCCTTTGCGACCGTCCGGGAGGCGTGTCGCCGACTGCTCGGCTCGACGGTCGTGGTCACTGGGCACGACCTGCCTTGGGACATGGTGCCGTACGACGTCCAGCTGATGGGCGGGATCGCCCTCCACCGGGGCAAGATCGCCGAAATGAGCACGGGCGAGGGCAAGACATTGGTCGCCACCTTGCCCCTCTATCTCAATGCCTTGGCGGGCCGGGGTGCCCACCTGGTTACCGTCAATAATTATCTGGCTCGCCGCGACTCGCAGTGGATGGGGTACCTGTTTACGTATTTGGGTCTGACCGTGGGGTGCATCGACGACACCGAGCCTCAGACCCCGGCACGGCGGGCGGCCTACCTCTGCGACATTACCTACGGGACCAACAACGAGTTCGGGTTTGACTACCTCCGAGACAACATGGTGTTCGCGATCGAACACCGGGTGCAACGAGACCACGCCTACGCCATCGTCGACGAGGTCGATTCCATCCTGATCGACGAAGCCCGGACGCCACTGATTATTTCCGGGCCGGTCGGCAACGACGGTGATGGGAAATACTCGGAATACAACGGCCGGGTGGCCGAATTGGCCAGGCGTCAGACCGCCGTCGTCAACCAATTGATTGCGGAAGCCGAGCCGCTCCTGGCGGGCGACAAGACCAAAGCAGAGGGTGCGGCCAAGCTCTACCAGGCCCAGCTCGGGATGCCGAAGAACAAGAAACTGCTCAAGTTCTTCAACGAAACGGGCGTCAAACAACTGGTCCAGCAAGCCGAACTCAAACATGTGGCCGATCGAAAGCTGCCCACGAAGCAGCAGGAAATGCGGGGCATCGACGAGGTCCTCTACTTCGTTCTCGACGAAAAGGGGCACTCCGTTCACCTGACGGACCGGGGGAGCGCGGCGCTTTCTCCGGATGATCCGGGGCTCTTCCTGGTTCCGGATATCTCCGAGGCGGTGCACCGAATCGAGAAGGACCCCGACTTGTCAGTGGCCGAGAAGCGCAATGAACGGCAACGGGTTGAAATGGAGTATGCCGCCAAGAGCGAGAAACTCCATATCATCCACAAGCTGCTGCAGGCCCATGCCCTGTACGAGAAAGATATTGAGTACATCGTACAGGACAGCCAAGTCCTTATCGTCGATGAATACACCGGCCGCGTCCTCGCCGGGCGGCGGTGGTCCGACGGGCTCCATCAGGCGGTCGAAGCGAAGGAAGGGGTCCAGATCAAGGGCGAGACCCAGACCCTCGCCACGATCACGATCCAAAACTACTTCCGGATGTTCGACAAATTGGCCGGGATGACCGGCACGGCGGAGACGGAAGAGTCGGAGTTCTACTCGATCTACGGCCTCGAGGTCCTGGTGGTGCCCACCAACCGGCCGATTTGCCGGAACGACCAGACGGACCGGATCTACAAGACCCGTCGCGAGAAGTACAACGCCGTCCTCGACGAAGTTGATCGGCTGCATCAGCTCGGACTGCCGATGCTCATCGGCACGACGTCCGTCGAGGTGTCCGAAACCCTCAGCAAGATGCTGAAGCGCCGGGGGCTCAAGCACGAGGTCCTCAACGCCAAGTATCACCAGCGCGAAGCCGAGATCGTGGCGGGAGCCGGACAACCGGGGTCGATCACGATCGCCACCAACATGGCTGGTCGTGGCACCGACATCAAACTGGGGAAGGGTCTCGATCTCAATACCACCGAAGCGGGCCTCCAGATCATCGGGACGGAGCGCCACGAGTCGCGCCGGATCGATCGGCAGCTTCGGGGCCGGGCCGGGCGCCAAGGAGATCCGGGGGCGTCGCTCTTCTTTCTCTCGCTCGAAGATGATCTGATGCGGTTGTTCGGCTCCGACCGGATTGCCCGCTATATGGATCGGGCGGGTGCGGAGGAGGGCGAGGTCATCACCGGGAAGCTGGTGACCGCCGCGATCGAGTCGGCCCAGAAACGAGTCGAGCTCCAGAATTTCCAGCAACGGAAGCGGCTCCTGGAATACGACGACGTCATGAACCAGCAGCGCGAAGTGATCTACTCCCTTCGGCTGTTTGCGATCGACAAGGGCGAAGAACTCAAGGCTGAGGCCCGGCGGATGATTGCCTCGGCAATCGGGCATCTGGTCGGGAAGTTCCTCGAGGACGCCGGCGATCCCTCGACCTGGGATCGGGACGGGCTCGTCGGAGCCCTGACGATGCAGTTCCTCGTGGTGCCCGAGGCCATCGCGGATCCGAAAGCCACCCCGACGATCGACAGCATTCGAGCGGCCGCGCTCGCCGAGGGCGAAGCGGCGTTCCACCGGAAGGTGGAGTACCTCCGCGAGTTTGGCGTGGCGATCGGGGTGCCCGGTGTCGACCAACAGGTCCTGGCCCAGGTCACCCTTGGCGTAATCGACGAGAAGTGGAAGGACCACCTTTACGATCTCGATCAGCTCCGGAACGCGATCCAGTACCGGGCTTACGGGCAAAAAGATCCGCTGGTGGAGTACAAGAAAGAGGCCTTCGAGATGTTCGTAGACCTGATCCGGGATCTCAGGGCCACGTTCGCCGATCGCTACCTCAAGGTTCAGGTCAGCGCCGAGGGTCCGCCGCGTGCCCCGGAACCACTGCCCTGGCTGACTCCAGCCATCCCGACGGCGGCCTCGACCGACGACCTCTTTGTCGAGCCGGCCCGCAACAGTCCGGCCCCCGCTCCGGTGGTGCAGAGTAGCGTGGGCCGGGTTGGCGGGCCGACGGGCAACGTCCCGGTCGTGGGCCGGAACGACCCGTGCCCCTGCGGTTCGGGCAAGAAGTACAAGAAGTGCCACGGGGTGAATGGATAG
- the nadD gene encoding nicotinate (nicotinamide) nucleotide adenylyltransferase, with the protein MRIAVLGGSFDPIHHGHLVVAGIAREALGAAQVRLIPAGEQPFKVGQHAASADHRAAMVELAVEGDPGLVADRLEVDRRGPSYTVDTIRDIRRRFPEAALCLVLGSDAAALFATWRDPDQIRAQAEVVVFARGGESVPDGVADRVVLVPRIEISSTIVRSRVRSGQSIRYWVPDRVARYIETHGLYRDA; encoded by the coding sequence ATGAGGATTGCGGTGTTAGGGGGCTCGTTCGATCCGATCCACCATGGGCACCTGGTGGTGGCCGGGATCGCCCGGGAAGCGCTCGGAGCCGCTCAGGTTCGGCTGATTCCGGCCGGCGAGCAGCCGTTCAAAGTCGGGCAGCACGCCGCGAGTGCCGACCATCGGGCTGCGATGGTCGAGCTGGCCGTCGAGGGCGATCCGGGGTTGGTGGCCGATCGGCTCGAGGTTGACCGCCGCGGACCATCCTACACGGTCGATACCATCAGGGACATTCGGCGCCGATTTCCCGAGGCCGCGCTGTGTCTGGTATTGGGCAGCGATGCCGCCGCGCTGTTCGCGACCTGGCGGGACCCGGACCAGATCCGGGCTCAGGCTGAAGTGGTAGTGTTCGCCCGGGGCGGAGAGTCCGTCCCTGATGGTGTCGCGGACCGGGTCGTTTTGGTGCCGCGGATCGAGATTTCATCCACGATTGTGCGGAGCCGGGTTCGATCCGGCCAATCGATTCGCTATTGGGTGCCCGATCGGGTGGCCCGATACATCGAAACCCATGGTCTGTATCGGGACGCCTGA
- the bamD gene encoding outer membrane protein assembly factor BamD, producing the protein MRSRTLVAVGAVVALTGCWPFKGKPKAAPSAVVSNSPRTIDSLWQVGQRAFNAGQWNQANQVFARLGTAMPVADPRIARLNFYKGEIEMALGNELDAVRQFRRLSDEAPDDSMAPDALLRAADAYAALWKRPELDPTYGQTALGVYQEVQSRYPTTAAAKRADAKVRELNDQFARKEFSSALFYYKFKAYESAILILRSLVLQYPRATVVPEALEKLVQSYIALGYQEDIKETCGYIAQSFSVGQGPRRLCPEQPVAAGDSAVSK; encoded by the coding sequence ATGAGATCCAGGACGTTAGTCGCGGTCGGAGCCGTCGTGGCCCTGACCGGGTGTTGGCCGTTCAAGGGCAAGCCGAAGGCCGCGCCCTCCGCGGTGGTATCTAATTCGCCGAGGACGATCGACTCCCTGTGGCAAGTGGGGCAACGGGCGTTTAATGCCGGGCAATGGAATCAGGCCAACCAGGTCTTTGCCCGCCTGGGCACTGCTATGCCGGTGGCCGACCCGCGGATTGCTCGCCTGAACTTCTACAAGGGCGAGATCGAAATGGCGTTGGGGAATGAACTCGACGCGGTTCGTCAGTTCCGCCGTCTGTCCGACGAAGCGCCCGACGATTCCATGGCGCCCGATGCGCTTCTTCGGGCCGCCGATGCGTACGCCGCCCTCTGGAAACGGCCCGAGCTCGATCCGACCTACGGACAAACGGCCCTCGGCGTCTACCAAGAGGTCCAAAGCCGGTATCCAACCACCGCGGCAGCCAAACGGGCCGACGCCAAAGTCAGAGAACTCAACGACCAGTTCGCGCGGAAAGAATTCTCCAGCGCCTTGTTTTACTATAAATTCAAAGCCTACGAGTCGGCCATCCTCATTCTTCGATCCCTAGTGCTGCAGTACCCTCGGGCCACCGTCGTGCCGGAGGCACTGGAAAAATTGGTCCAGTCGTACATCGCCCTCGGCTACCAAGAGGACATTAAAGAAACCTGCGGCTACATCGCCCAGAGTTTTTCGGTTGGGCAGGGGCCCCGGCGTCTCTGCCCGGAGCAGCCCGTGGCGGCCGGCGATTCGGCGGTTTCCAAGTAG
- a CDS encoding tetratricopeptide repeat protein, translating to MRVSTEHFLQQAHERFAVQDHYGAVHLLDEILESGRRFADVYHPRGLCLSLLGQPEKASEEFDRSLVVNARYIDAQIHRGVILAELGRSAEADASFQQAAALGQTGPGGFSRPVASRLANLHAELGDAYAEIGAAAESIHEYQRAVGLGPDFHDLRYRLAWLLLEAGRPLEAREELERIVAAQPMFGDAAATLGLAHYLSGDATGAQEIWADCLRQRPGNARVGAYLAMAKRLGS from the coding sequence ATGCGAGTCAGCACCGAGCATTTTCTCCAGCAGGCCCATGAACGGTTCGCCGTTCAGGACCACTACGGGGCCGTCCACCTCCTCGATGAGATTCTCGAGTCGGGACGGCGGTTTGCCGATGTCTACCATCCGCGGGGGTTGTGCCTGTCGTTGCTGGGTCAGCCTGAAAAAGCGTCGGAAGAGTTCGACCGCAGTCTGGTGGTGAATGCGCGGTACATCGACGCTCAGATCCACCGCGGGGTCATTCTGGCCGAGTTGGGTCGCTCGGCCGAGGCTGACGCTTCATTTCAGCAGGCGGCCGCTCTCGGGCAGACGGGGCCCGGCGGGTTTTCGCGGCCGGTGGCGTCGCGATTGGCAAACCTCCACGCCGAACTGGGCGATGCCTACGCCGAAATTGGGGCGGCCGCGGAATCGATCCACGAATATCAGCGAGCCGTCGGCCTCGGCCCTGATTTTCACGACCTGCGATACCGATTGGCTTGGTTGCTTCTCGAGGCGGGCCGGCCGCTCGAAGCCCGAGAGGAACTGGAACGAATCGTCGCGGCTCAGCCGATGTTCGGCGACGCGGCCGCGACCCTTGGTTTGGCGCACTATCTGTCGGGGGACGCTACCGGCGCTCAGGAGATCTGGGCCGATTGCCTTCGCCAGCGGCCGGGCAATGCGCGGGTCGGGGCCTACCTCGCGATGGCAAAGCGGCTCGGTTCATGA
- a CDS encoding SDR family oxidoreductase, which yields MRLVITGAAGFLGSHLTDRFLAEGHQVIGIDNFITGSGSNLSHLEGNPNFEFVEHDVSKFVAIDGPLDGVLHFASPASPIDYLRYPIQTLKVGSIGTHNALGLAKAKGARFLLASTSEVYGDPQVHPQPESYWGHVNPVGPRGVYDEAKRFAEAMTMAYHRYHGLETRIVRIFNTYGPRMRPADGRVVSNFIVQALRGQPLTIYGDGSQSRSFCYVSDLVDGIYRLFHSGLVDPTNIGNPVEFTVAQLAELVREMVGTAVNIQREPLPVDDPKARQPDIRIAKEVLGWSASVDLRTGLERTIPYFQRAIR from the coding sequence ATGAGACTGGTGATCACTGGTGCCGCCGGGTTCCTGGGCTCGCATCTCACCGACCGGTTTCTCGCTGAGGGACACCAGGTCATCGGGATCGACAACTTCATTACCGGAAGCGGTTCCAACCTCTCGCACCTGGAGGGGAACCCCAATTTCGAGTTCGTCGAACACGATGTTTCGAAATTCGTTGCCATTGACGGGCCCCTCGATGGAGTGCTCCATTTCGCCTCGCCCGCTAGCCCGATCGACTACCTCCGCTACCCAATTCAGACGCTCAAGGTCGGGTCCATCGGCACCCACAACGCGCTCGGCCTCGCCAAGGCCAAGGGCGCCCGGTTCCTCCTGGCCTCGACCTCCGAGGTGTACGGCGATCCCCAGGTTCATCCTCAGCCCGAGAGCTACTGGGGGCACGTGAACCCGGTCGGACCCCGCGGGGTGTACGACGAGGCCAAGCGGTTTGCGGAGGCTATGACCATGGCCTACCACCGCTATCATGGCCTCGAAACCCGCATCGTCCGGATCTTCAATACCTACGGCCCGAGAATGCGGCCGGCCGACGGCCGGGTGGTGTCGAATTTCATTGTCCAGGCCCTCCGTGGCCAGCCACTGACGATCTATGGCGACGGCAGCCAGTCTCGGTCGTTCTGCTACGTCTCCGATCTGGTCGATGGGATTTACCGGCTCTTTCACTCCGGCCTGGTCGACCCGACCAACATCGGGAATCCCGTCGAATTCACGGTTGCCCAGTTGGCCGAACTGGTCCGGGAGATGGTGGGCACCGCGGTGAACATCCAACGGGAGCCCCTTCCGGTGGACGATCCTAAGGCCCGGCAACCGGATATCCGCATTGCCAAGGAGGTCTTGGGCTGGTCGGCTTCGGTTGATCTTCGGACCGGACTTGAGCGCACGATCCCGTACTTCCAAAGGGCCATCCGATAG
- a CDS encoding UDP-glucose/GDP-mannose dehydrogenase family protein codes for MRVTIIGSGYVGLVAGACLAETGNEVVCADVDATKIERLKRNEIPIYEPGLESMVVRNQAEGRLAFTTDIGAAVRHGKVVFIAVGTSADEDGSADLRHVLAVAKTIGRNLNEPKVIVTKSTVPVGTAEAVRAAVREEAVGPFFMASNPEFLKEGAAIDDFMKPDRVVVGVDSPEAEETLEQLYAPFLRTGNPVLFMDIPSAEVTKYTANAMLATRISFMNQIAQLCEQVGADVGAVRKGIGTDRRIGQAFLFPGPGYGGSCFPKDVKALIRTAKGLAIPSDLWESVDAVNERQKLVLLAKLTHALGDLRGRQIAVWGLAFKPETDDMRESPSIPLVEGVLAAGGKVVAHDPKATDSARAVFGDRIRYAADPYEAIEGADALVIVTEWLVYRNPDLERVKAGLRAPIVIDGRNLFDPARMRRAGFRYLSIGRVSL; via the coding sequence ATGCGAGTCACGATTATCGGGTCGGGCTATGTCGGGCTCGTGGCCGGTGCCTGCTTGGCCGAGACCGGCAATGAGGTGGTCTGCGCCGACGTGGACGCCACCAAGATCGAGCGGCTCAAACGCAACGAGATTCCGATCTATGAGCCGGGGCTCGAGTCGATGGTGGTCCGGAACCAAGCCGAGGGTCGGCTGGCATTCACGACCGACATCGGGGCGGCGGTTCGGCACGGGAAGGTTGTGTTCATCGCGGTCGGAACGTCGGCCGATGAGGATGGGTCGGCTGACCTCCGCCACGTACTGGCGGTGGCCAAGACCATCGGGCGGAACCTCAACGAGCCGAAAGTGATCGTCACCAAGTCGACCGTGCCGGTTGGGACGGCTGAGGCCGTTCGGGCTGCCGTGCGGGAGGAGGCCGTCGGCCCCTTTTTCATGGCCTCCAATCCTGAGTTCCTCAAGGAAGGGGCCGCGATCGATGACTTCATGAAGCCGGACCGGGTGGTGGTTGGGGTTGACTCCCCTGAGGCAGAAGAGACCCTCGAACAGCTGTACGCGCCGTTTCTTCGCACCGGAAATCCGGTGTTGTTCATGGATATTCCCTCGGCGGAAGTGACGAAGTACACGGCCAACGCGATGTTGGCCACCCGGATCTCGTTCATGAACCAAATCGCCCAGCTCTGCGAACAGGTTGGCGCCGATGTGGGAGCGGTCCGGAAGGGTATTGGAACCGACCGGAGAATCGGTCAGGCGTTCCTGTTCCCAGGTCCGGGATACGGCGGCTCCTGCTTCCCGAAGGATGTGAAGGCGCTGATCCGCACCGCCAAGGGACTGGCCATCCCCTCGGACCTCTGGGAGTCGGTCGACGCGGTTAACGAGCGCCAGAAGTTGGTTCTGCTCGCAAAACTGACCCACGCCCTTGGAGATCTTCGGGGTCGCCAGATCGCGGTCTGGGGCCTGGCCTTCAAGCCTGAGACCGACGACATGCGGGAAAGCCCGTCGATTCCGCTGGTGGAGGGCGTGTTGGCCGCCGGCGGGAAGGTCGTGGCCCACGATCCCAAGGCCACTGACTCGGCCCGGGCCGTCTTCGGTGATCGGATCCGGTACGCGGCCGACCCGTACGAGGCGATCGAGGGCGCTGACGCCTTGGTGATCGTCACGGAATGGTTGGTCTATCGGAATCCGGACCTCGAGCGGGTGAAGGCGGGGCTCCGGGCTCCGATCGTGATCGACGGCCGGAATCTGTTCGATCCCGCCCGGATGCGGCGCGCCGGATTCCGTTACTTAAGCATCGGGAGGGTGTCACTATGA
- a CDS encoding nucleotide sugar dehydrogenase, which yields MPWAKELIQKAERREALFGVIGLGYVGLPLAVELGNAGFKVLGFDVSQRVVDGLNARTSHVKDISDAQLKSVVDKGLFSATTDGSALAACDAISICVPTPLSKFKDPDVSYIVAATETIKKVLRPGQAIILESTTYPGTTREIMLPALESTGLKVGKDFFLAFSPERVDPGNPVYQTKNTPKVVGGITDDCRRVVMALYQPAIDTLVPVTTTEAAELVKLLENTFRSVNIGLANEMAIVCDKLGVDVWEVIEAAATKPFGYMKFLPGPGLGGHCIPIDPHYLAWKMRGLNYKTRFIDLAGELNTEMPVFWVGKAGEALNDSGKSVKGASVLILGIAYKRDIEDMRESPALDIMRLLESRGAKVTYHDPFVPTFEENGHKAASVPLTPQTLAAADLVVIVTDHSATDYEMVRTHAKLVVDTRNALKRTWTT from the coding sequence ATGCCTTGGGCGAAAGAACTGATTCAGAAGGCCGAGCGGCGCGAGGCGCTGTTCGGCGTCATCGGGCTCGGCTATGTCGGGCTGCCGCTCGCGGTGGAGCTCGGGAACGCCGGGTTCAAAGTCTTGGGCTTTGATGTCAGCCAACGGGTCGTCGATGGATTGAATGCCCGGACCTCCCACGTCAAAGACATTTCGGACGCCCAGCTCAAGTCGGTCGTCGATAAGGGACTGTTCTCGGCAACCACCGACGGATCCGCACTGGCCGCGTGCGACGCGATCTCCATTTGCGTCCCGACGCCGTTGTCGAAGTTCAAAGACCCCGACGTCAGTTACATCGTCGCGGCCACCGAGACGATCAAGAAGGTTCTCCGTCCCGGCCAAGCCATCATCCTCGAGAGTACGACCTACCCGGGCACCACGCGGGAGATCATGCTTCCCGCACTCGAGAGCACAGGGCTCAAGGTCGGCAAGGACTTCTTTCTGGCCTTTAGCCCGGAACGGGTCGATCCGGGCAATCCGGTCTACCAAACCAAGAACACGCCCAAGGTGGTGGGCGGGATCACCGATGACTGCCGACGGGTGGTGATGGCGCTCTATCAGCCGGCCATCGACACCTTGGTGCCGGTCACGACCACGGAGGCCGCCGAGTTGGTGAAGTTGCTCGAGAACACGTTTCGGAGCGTGAATATTGGGTTGGCGAACGAGATGGCGATCGTCTGCGACAAACTGGGCGTCGATGTTTGGGAAGTGATCGAGGCCGCGGCGACGAAGCCGTTCGGCTATATGAAATTCCTGCCGGGCCCCGGGCTGGGCGGGCACTGCATTCCGATCGATCCCCACTATCTCGCGTGGAAGATGCGGGGCTTGAACTACAAGACCCGGTTCATCGATCTGGCCGGCGAGCTCAATACCGAGATGCCGGTGTTCTGGGTCGGGAAGGCCGGCGAGGCACTGAACGACTCCGGGAAATCCGTCAAAGGGGCCTCGGTGCTGATCCTGGGCATCGCCTACAAGCGCGATATCGAGGATATGCGGGAGAGTCCCGCGCTCGATATCATGCGGTTGCTGGAGAGCCGCGGCGCGAAGGTTACCTATCATGATCCCTTTGTGCCCACGTTCGAGGAGAACGGCCATAAGGCGGCCTCGGTACCCCTGACGCCGCAGACGTTGGCCGCGGCCGATTTGGTGGTGATTGTGACCGATCACTCGGCCACCGACTACGAAATGGTCCGCACCCACGCCAAGCTGGTCGTCGATACCCGGAACGCCCTCAAGCGAACCTGGACCACCTAA
- a CDS encoding Gfo/Idh/MocA family oxidoreductase, which yields MCSLLPGGTSPPTLFFGARIPGWLIARDRAGDARGTFAAGVPGIDRWPGRPGGSGRDGLFQVTALRVGVIGAGAWGRNHVRTLAAMPAVDLTAVCDLSAATRDRIAKGFPGVFVTDSVDALLERVDAVVVATTARTHAALGLRALQAGKPVLIEKPFALTVADAVALVEESERRKVPALVGHLLEFHPVIDRLRSMIRDGALGDVYYLYSQRLNLGQVRPDENALWSFGPHDISVALYLLGEAPESVSAQGHSYLQRGIEDVVFLVMRFKSGVVAHAHMSWLDPHKERKLTVVGSKQMAVFDDMAPREKLRLYDKGVDRPPEYGSYGESLAVREGDILIPKVPNAEPLGLELAHFVNVARGGGATRAGATDGLRVVQVLEAATRSLQDGGRPVLVEG from the coding sequence TTGTGCAGTCTACTACCCGGTGGGACTTCACCTCCAACCCTGTTTTTCGGCGCTCGGATACCGGGCTGGCTCATTGCCCGAGACCGAGCGGGCGATGCAAGAGGTACTTTCGCTGCCGGTGTACCCGGAATTGACCGATGGCCAGGTCGACCGGGTGGCAGCGGCCGTGACGGGCTTTTTCAAGTGACCGCGCTTCGAGTCGGCGTCATCGGCGCTGGGGCGTGGGGCCGGAATCATGTCCGGACGCTGGCTGCCATGCCGGCCGTCGATCTGACTGCGGTGTGCGATCTGTCGGCAGCGACCCGGGATCGGATCGCCAAGGGCTTCCCCGGGGTGTTCGTCACCGATTCGGTCGACGCGCTGTTGGAGCGGGTTGACGCGGTGGTCGTGGCCACGACGGCGCGAACCCATGCCGCCTTGGGGCTTCGGGCTCTCCAGGCAGGGAAGCCGGTCTTGATCGAGAAACCGTTCGCGCTGACCGTGGCCGATGCCGTGGCGCTTGTCGAGGAGAGCGAGCGTCGCAAGGTGCCGGCGTTGGTGGGGCACTTGCTGGAGTTCCACCCGGTCATCGACCGGCTTCGCTCCATGATTCGAGACGGTGCTCTCGGGGATGTCTACTACCTGTATTCCCAGCGACTGAACCTCGGTCAGGTTCGGCCTGATGAGAACGCGCTCTGGAGTTTTGGGCCGCACGACATCTCGGTGGCGCTCTACCTGCTCGGCGAGGCGCCCGAGTCGGTGTCGGCGCAGGGCCATTCGTATTTGCAGCGGGGCATCGAAGACGTTGTTTTCCTCGTGATGCGGTTCAAGTCGGGAGTCGTGGCCCACGCCCATATGTCGTGGCTCGATCCCCACAAGGAACGGAAGCTCACGGTCGTCGGGTCGAAGCAAATGGCGGTGTTCGACGATATGGCCCCGCGCGAAAAGCTTCGGCTCTACGACAAGGGAGTCGATCGGCCACCGGAGTATGGCTCGTATGGCGAGAGTTTGGCCGTGCGAGAGGGAGACATTCTGATTCCGAAGGTGCCGAACGCTGAGCCCCTGGGGCTCGAGCTGGCGCATTTCGTCAACGTGGCCCGAGGGGGGGGGGCCACTCGGGCCGGAGCAACGGACGGCCTCAGGGTCGTCCAAGTGCTGGAGGCCGCCACCAGATCATTGCAGGACGGCGGCCGGCCGGTCCTTGTGGAGGGGTAA